TGGTTTCATACTCATAGTAACTGTTTCTGAAGCTGAAACTTTTAATCCCATATAAGGATTTGGAGGATCAAATCCTGCTTCAATGGACTTTTCCATTCCAATTTCTCTTAGTGGATTATCAGATGATTTGGTTACTGAGATGCTTAACACATTTGTTTGAAGTGTTGGAGTTAGTTGTAGTGAAATTCTTGAAGGGAAATGCTTTTCTGATATTCCAGCTCCTCTTTCTTCCATTAGTGATTCATTTACCAGCCTAACAACATCAAACCTGTTTGAAAACACATTCCAAATCAAGTTGAAGTTTAACTCTTTTGCAACTATGGTACTTGTATTAGGGTAGGCAGAGACGGAGCTAGGATTTTAAGTGTATGAGTGCAGAATTCTAAAACATGATCGCGACCTCAAGCTAATATACACAATTATAACACTAAAAAAACGagtattaatatttaatatatatttaaaagTAACGACCACTTAAGACAATATATGACTATAAACATTATCGCTATAATTGCACTTGACGACTtgtcatattttaaaaaatataaaatgatcaCATCATTATGTAGGTCTTTaagtttcaacattttcttctctgtataaaaaaataaacaatcatTCAAAAAGTTATCATTAATGCATAACTTCATAAAAGTATAAGTTCTTTCTACCATTGCAGTAgccaaagaaaatatcaaatttaagcaaataaacaagtcTCCATATCTCATGAATATTTGTTCTAAAAACTCACTGAATGATGAATATTAGATGCATAGAAAAgcttttctacttttttttttctttttgataataTATGAAGAAGATTATCAGATGATGCAAAGTTCCCTCACCAGCTTAATATCCACATCCTTTTCTAGCCTAAACAAATAttactataaaaataaaaaaaaattattttaaaaatactatTTTGTAGTCAATCATTACAAATTGAATATCTTACTTTAATttgatttaataaaataaataaaaataaaatagatgaAGAATTTAAATCGCTTAGTGTTTGTCAATGAAACTTTTGAACccatatataaatattataaaaatttataagtaatgaaaaaaaacaaaatatatggTCCACCCTTCAATTAATACAAAAATCATATTCACGTGGCAAAGCTAAGAAAAATTAGTAGATCGGTCTAAGATTTTTGGGAAATcacacaaatacaaatataaaaagTCGAAATGAAAAACTCGCCTTTggaatcaaaaattttaaaatcaagTAACATTTACTTAAAAAGtcaaaagataaaagaaaggcaaacaaataaaagaagatgGAATAGCCGGGATGGACCTTGAAGAAAAATATAACTAGATAGcacttttgattttgattttaagtAATGACAAAAACTTTAAAAACCTTAACTCTTTCCCTcacttttcttttgattttgattttgattggGGAATAACTCTCTCAAAGAAGTGACGGACAGGTGGGGCTGTTTTGGagcttttgtctttttcttttttgcctTAGTAAAAAGTTTGTGGGTTttttcaaaaaaggaaaaagaaacgtAGTTAAAATGAATAAAACTTGCACTGCTTCTGGGCAGTATCGAACCCACATGGTCCATATGAGTTGGACTCATAACCCAGAACTCTTACTATTGAACCCAAAGTGTTTTTGTTACTAGGTTTGTCATTGTATATTTATATCATTTCAATAAAGTTTTCAATGCAAATGCAGGGTTCGAGAAAAAGTCACTAGGTTCGCCATAACCCACATTCACTATTGTAGCTCCGCTCCTGAGGGTAGGCTGTCTATATCATCCCTTGAGGTGCGACCTTTCCCCGAACACTACGTGAATGCATGATACCTTGTGCACCGAACtgcctttttttttaaaagttaaattgaaCATATTTGATTTAACTGATTAAAAGTAGTGGATAAGTATCAAGTGCTGAAACTAATttctaaataaattatttatgcGTGGATAAAGATGATGAACTAATAATAAATAGTTATGTGTTTGATAAAAGAGTATTGTTAATTAAGCATTTTTTGTGTTAAAATAACTTAAATTCTCTTGAGTTGttcataaaatataaatataaaagtaTCTTAATATGAAAATGGATgaacaatggaaatgaaatggagaAAAAACTAGGGGTTTTCTTCGGATATGGTATTTTGGCTAAGGGTGTATTGATcattagaaaaataataataataataataataataataataataataataataataataataataataataataataataataatagtctaTATTCTTCTATCTATTgtttataaataaaaattcatATGACGAGGGcaaccaacttatgacttttcaTTGATTGGCTTATAAACACTTGGCTTATAAGCATTTTAGTGTTTACCAAATGCCTAAATTAGCCAAAATCATTGATTGGCTTATAAACACTTGACTTATAAGTATTTTGGTGTTTACCAAATGCCTAAATTAGCTTTTAAAAAAAGTACTATAATCAGACCTTTCTATAATATCTATGCATCCTTTATAAAGTATTTCACTATAACGGTCAAGTTTTCTTTAgaatcaatttttcatattatattataatattatGTTCTCTATAACTGCACTTCACTATAGCAATCAGAAAAGATTGAAGCAGACGAAACTGGTATAGAAATGTTTGATTGTACAAGCGTattcaaacaattaaaaataaatatgtacCTAATGTTGTCGGTGTTCACCATCACTTCAATCCACTTCTCTCGAATTATAACTCTATAATTCAATTGGATCACTCCTTCAAGCTGGtgaaaattaagagaaaatctcAAATTATCATCAGACAAACTACTAGTAGATGTGTCAATATCCATTGCAATAACAGGACAATACAACTGCACTTTCCAAAGTCCAACTGTGGAAAATGAGTAAGAAAACAATTTACATGGTGTTTTTATTGAATGATTTAAAGACTCTTGAATTTCCACAATCCAATTAGTTATTGCTAAATTTACTGATCTCATCCATTCTTCTTCAGGATTCGATCCCAAAATTTTTACTAGCAATTTTGATGCATGTCTAGATTGTGGACATGAAAATTGATTCTTAAGTGTATTAATACATATAGACCTAAGATCAATAGGAGCTTCATAAATACAAATTATGAAAGCCAAAGTAAGAAATGAGAAGTTAAAAATTTCTTTAAAACAAGAATTAAAAtccatttttgggattttgagaaATGAGGAAGAATTTTTGTTAGGACCATATTTAAGAACATCTTGAATGAAATTAATCAAGAGATTAAATATGGGTTCGTCGTCTAATAATTTTGTTGAATTGGATTTAATTTTCAAGGGTTTTGAAGTCCATAGGGAAATAGGAAGATTATAATCTGCAATAatgcaaaattggaaatttttggTAATGGAAAGTTTAAGAGAAGGTTGAGATGAACATGAAGGGGAAATACAAATTGAAATAGAGTCAGTTTTCCATTTGGAAATTGGTGGTAAATTCTGAATCCAAGAGTATATATCAGGAAAATTGCAAGTATAAGACATAGTTTGGATATGTGTATGAATTTTATGAATTTGTATGGTCCAATTTTATGTGTATTTATAGACTAAAATTATGAAAAGCAAGATTCTTGGGGCTAAAAAAGTCAGTGGATTAGGTATATAATAACAAGTAAAAGGTACAAATTTAAATTTACTTTTGTGAATGGAATAAAGCTACTAGTCGAACAATTGCACAAGGAAATACTTAGAATGGATATATACCGTGGATacgggtgtacataggtcggtttggttcggattttgcGATTATCAAATCAAACTAATTGTATCGGATTTTTAAATCTatagaccaaaccaaaccaacaaaagtcGGATTTTTCAGTATTGGATTTTCTCGGATTTCTCGGGTTTTTCGGGATTTTTTTTCCCGATAAACTTGTGTTCCAAATATTTCTATAGTCCTAAATACAATTTTACCAATAACaaccatatttttattttttagtattgGTCTCAACTATGCTAGTCAATAGGTTGTATGGTTCCACTTTATAAGGTCTCtactttataaattatttttcactTTACACCAAAATGCTAATAAAAGCTTAAAGCAATTGACCTGCTCAACTTCAATTGAACCTTAGATAAaccggcaaagggccaaatatacccctctacttttgaaaatggtctaagaatacctcCCGCTATACTATTGGATTATatatacccctgcagtcatactttgggttcaaatatacccatCATTTAAACGGAGAGACACTTGTCATCGTCCtattggtcaattctaaatatctcctaattaattaaaaagacccattaTACATTcccgaaaaatatattttttttgtaaaaactgaaaaatagtaaaaaaatatttttactaaaaattaaaaaaaaacgaaaaatattttcttttccagtttttacaaaaaactactttaaaaaaaactgaaaaatattttctaaaacaatatttttgtaaaaactgaaaagaaattttctaaagtaattaaaaattgaaaaaactgaaatatttttaactaaaaactgaaaaaaagaaaattgtttttttagtttttacaaaaacactgCTTTAGAAAtttgctttttagtttttttttccagtttttacaaaactattgttttagaaaatatttttcagcttctttttaaagcagtttttttgtaaaaactggaaaaaaaaatatttttgttttttcagtttATAAAAAAcaatttcagtttttacaaaaaatattgctttagaaaattaattttcagcttttgttttccagcttttaaaaaaatattattttagaaaatatttttcagttttttctaaagcagtttttttgtaaaaactgaaaaaaaaaatgggtttttcagtttttagtaaaaatagtttcagtttttttcagtttttacaaaaaaataaattgcTTAAAAATATTGATTTTTGGGTATGATtaatgggtctttttaattaattagaagataTTTATAATTGACcaaggacgatgacacgtgtccctccgtttaaatgaggggtatatttgaacccaaagtatgacaacatgtgtcacgacccaaaattcattaaggtcgtgatggcgtcggacaccactgtcaggcaagccaaccataatcaattaatttaattactcattttagtatttttgaaataaaaattttctttaataaaaCTGTagaaataaaactcatagagtaaatgataaatatttttgcagctaaatttttaaacaattcacaaccattcccaaaatccggtgtcacaagtgcatgagcatttactagggaattaaaaataaaatacaacatctgtccagaatataaattagacaggaaaatataatgaCTCTGAAAGAGAATCTGTTagttgcggatcgtaatatagaatacAGCTCACccatgtccccacaattattaaccacacctatGCGCCCACAAGGctgctatacatatatgtacctgcacaataaaatgtgcagcaagtgcagtatgagtacgaaaataacgtgtacccagtaagtatcaagccgaatctcgaagtggtagagacgagatagccgactttgacactcactatgagtcaataataataattgaaataaattataattattcaaatcagcatggttaatagagttaacaataattttattcaattagcagaaataataagaatccttcaaatgcaacaattttttaatttattaattaaatcatgaaatttcaaaaaaaacttCCAATTTaacaaatagctttacaagctgcaattcaatttcaataaattttttaatttatcaattagtctcatttacaggaataacaataattcattaacaagcaggaataataattcattaaattttaaagattttcaatttatcaattagcttcgcaagctgaaataaactattaaagtatcgtgtaattattattattaagcatgatttctgccgaggacgtacgccccgatccagagtgtcgtgtacactgccgagggacgtgcagcgtgatccatagatgcatctatcctgccgaggcattcggcccgctccacaagaaaggaagacatttttatgtacctctggaaggagagtatatttactataagataaatttgggaggaagaacaatttttttttaacaattaattaatttaaacaaaaaatcaaaacacatgagatttttatcctttaatatctttatctaacaattcacaatatattcatatatatcaattaatattaattaatcaaggaatacaatttacacaagtaattcatgctttgagtcctaaactacccggactttagtatttatagtagctacgcacggactctcgtcacctcgtgcgtacgtagtccctgcaattaataacaattattcaatttaatccctatggggtaatttccccctcacaagattagacaagagatttacctcgtctcaaagtccacttttcgattaccacgtcgcgttgaattctcgattcgacgccgaaaattctaaactatccaaatattatacaaaataattaatatatgctaaatgattcgaaatctatctattaaataaactaccttatccaaaatggtaaaattcctaaaattcaactCAGGcgcacgtgctcggattctgaaaatttttggatgaaaacgttacccataatctcaagaacttaaatatataatttctacccaatttcataactattttcgtggttaaaatctcatttttataaaaatctagatttttcatctaaatctttgatttctaagatttactagttataatctacttataatctatgtatttaactcaaggggtgtagaattaacttacctcaaagttgttagttgaaaactcctcacaaagagctctgaaatcgtccaacaatggatgaaaaatagaaagaaatggactgagttttcGTTCGTTTTAAGGTTTTGCCCAGActgatttttcgcacctgcggaaggagtaccgtacatgcggctttcgcacctgcggaaattcctcgcaggtgcacattttccttcttttcctggttccgcacctgcggaagaaatgctcgcttctgcgcaagcgcaggtgcgccCATCCCTTCTCACCTGCgcatttttccgcttctgcgcccaagGCCATCgtacctgcgcgttcgcaggtgcgccaaatgCTTCGCATCTGTGATGGCTGGGCAGGTTTCTCTcgttcgcacctgcgattggtggctcgcacctacggctgtccaagtgcaggtgcgattatgacagtagctgggagcttcagtcctTGCTCAATTTCTCAAAATTGGTCCGAgtctcgtccggttaacactcgggacccccggggccccgcccgaacataccaacaagtttgaaatcataaaatggactcgctcgaactctcgaaacgtataaaacaacatcaaatctaagaatcataccctaaaccaaattgattcaaacttaggaatttcaagtttttcaatttacttccaatgcgccgaagtatacttaaactactcggaatgacacgaaaatttgcgtgcaagtcttaaattactatacagaactattcccaaatTCGGAATTCAAAACGGatttcaattactcaaaaacctactccaaacaaattttaaagaactttaaaccttcaaatagttgattttcactattaagcgccaaaacgctcccgggttatctaaaacccgattcgaacatatgcccaaatctgaaatcatcatacgaacctagtggaaccgtcaaatcccgatttcgaggtcgttttctcaaaatgttgaccgaagtcaaacttgcccttttaaggttaacttaaggaaccaaatgttccgatttcaatccaaacacatccaaatcccgaaccaaccatccccacaagtcataaatcattaaaaacacattcagggagttttatttaagggaacggaattctaaaagtcgaaacgaccggttgggtcgttacaacaagggtatagataacccaatagtataacgaggggtattcttagaccattttcgaaagtagaggggtatatttggccctttgccgttaGATAAACAATTAGAAAGAGCATATTGGAGTATCATGGACAAATCAATTGCTTTAAGTATTGTAAAAAGTCTAatttcttcaattgtcaaatcAACGGGACCTTAGAGAAACAATGTAATACTAAAGCTTCTTAATCGATTAAAAATCATGCACCaactttcttttaattaattacctTGAAGTAGTAAAGATTTCAAAAATAGTCATGAAGCAAATTGTAGTTAACTATCCCTCTAATCAATCCTCAAAGGCAAGTCTGCATATtctgaaagaaaagaaataattaacatatttaatattaaataatataaaaaaaaataactataCTCGTTAACAATTAAATATAAACTATTACCTTCTTCAACTTGCTCAATTTGTTTTGACTTCCTCTAACATGTCTTCAAATTTATATTCTTTGGAAATACATCACTCTTAATTTTACATAATCCATATTATTTaaccaaataattcaaaatataagTAAAAAAGTTTCAATATCTTTTTTAGTAACGGTCAATTACTCATGTTAATCATCTAagagaaacaaaataaataaatgaattcGACAATAAGGAGGAATACAACAGATTTGCAAAAAAACTCGCTAATCGGAAAAAGAAAAATCTTAGTTAATTGGAAAAAAGCAAGGCGTATGTATGCAGCTAaaagaaaacatgtaaaatgaGAAAGGGAAGAGTCTCACCGATGAGAGCAAAAGAGACTTGATAGGGTTTGAGCTAACTTGGTTTGAGCTAATTGGAGGGTTTTGGAATAGAACGATAGGGTTTCTTGCTTTTGGAGAAGAGGCAAAATGATTTCAATTATTTTAAGTGTTTTAGAACAGCTTTAGGACTAGTCTAGTTCTGCTTTAGGACTAgattttggtttgggctcaattatttttttatgaacCAGACAAAAACAAACATTTACATGAGCTATAAAACCAACTTAAAATATTATgttaaatacagaaattatataaaaaaattaagaaatatttataacttacattctaataaatatttttatctatttaatatataaaatatgtatacatgtaatgtcagattggtttggtttcggtttgactttttttagttaatacCAAACCAACCCTATTATGGTCAGGGTTTTTTTTttaataccaaaccaagtcaaaccaaaccacTAGTCGGATTTTTTTCTGGGTTGACTCGAATTTTTGGGTTGATGCGGGTTATCTATTTGGTTTGTATACCCCTAACTGTGGATCCTTCAACTTTGGGACCAGTTGAAATTTATAATAGAATAAATCTATAAGTTTTGCATTTTCGCCCGTAATAGTTAGCTGAGTTGGTTGGGTGAGTGCTTTTTACATAAAATTTATCAGATCATCGATTTTTCTCACAAGCAGCCTCCTCAGTCAGAGCTCGTCGCACCGAGCTTTTTTAGTGCGGTTTACATGTCATATGTGATTTGCAAGATATTACATAGTGAACAAGTTACCGATATACATATACTCGAAGTATAGCGGCTGTGAGTTTATCCGGATGCACTTAACTAAATGCTTTACTACAATCATTGGATATTGACtcaaaaacatatatatttttttccacGTCGAAATACTATTCCCTTAAAAAAGGTTATCTAGGTCGCAATAATCATTCTATTTTTCCTCTATCATATTTTACGTGGCACGCTTTCCCTTGTATTGTATTTTCCATATAAAGTGATACCTTTTTACTTTTAGAAAGAATTTAACTTTAAACTATTCATTTACCCTTGATAACATGATCTTGTAACCACATAAATTAAATCTTATGCCAtatttagtaggcgtttggacataaaaatcttaaaattctgaaaaagtgatttttttttaaaaaaaagcaaaaataatatttaaaaattagagtttgTTTGGATATGAATACAATTTGGAGCTGTTTTTGAATTATTGTGAGCGATTAGAAGTGaaaattttggagtttttcaaaattCTGAATAATTCTGAAATTCaattttttatggccaaacactgattcgaaaaaaagtaaaaaaattccaaaaaaagtcaaaatttttATGGCCAAATGAGCCCTTAAGAttacaactttaattttttttagatgtTTATTGTTGTCCTATTTATGACTTTATTATATCACCttgtatttttggatttgatAGGTTACTGTGATGGTCTACTTTTCTTGCATTGTCAATGTACCATAAAAGAAATGATTCTCTAAACGTTTCCTAAGAAAGAGAACAATTTATAGACTTTGTTGCCGGATGCTTTACAACATTGGAAATGCTTAGGCTCAGAAGGAATCGCCATATTCGACCTTATCCACATTTATATCGGCGATTGTTATACAAATAGCTAGCCGCcagttatttttatttatattatatattcaTCGGCTATTTTAATCTATATTATATATTCatcgattatttttaatttaatagatTAGGTAAAGTATTATAGCGTCTCTTATATAAGAAAAAAGTAATTCATCACCAAATATTGTCAATTAGCTCTTTACAATATTTGTTCTTCCGTTGATTAGAAAGTTCAAACTTTAAGTAACAGAAGGAAAAAGTTTTTAATATATATCAATTCAAGCATTAGCGAAACCAAGATTTTCACTAATGGGtgttaatttataaaaaaattaaatacaacaaaAAGTCAAGAGGGTTTTACTTATagataatatatataaaataatattttttacctagcaatacaatataatttttcgacgaagtgATACTTAGAGGCTAATTCAAGTGATTTTTCTCGTACAACAGAACATGGCGTTGCTGCatattgttgggattttaagcttgtgtagcttaaagagggtgaatgagaaatgaagggaaaatgaaatatttgagtttccctccttggcaaagggacattgtcccatattggaggaagaaaaggcttttgatgggtatatatataattgcttttcttctagctcttaaagagttaagaagaaggcaagcctcgcgccgtcgtcgtcgtcgctcgcttggCGTCGGCGTCGACTTCCGGTCAGGCACattttctttcccggattattttaaatccgttttcccgcaatatttcaaacaacctGTTCCAACatccatggctgtttctgaaaggttgcaaaccttttcagaaacaatgccagcaactctataaatattctttgaatcccagaatctttccttacaaaattttctgatcttcttcttcttcttcttctgcacaaaaattccagtgtgttttacagccttcgagtggctcgctgttcaccagcgttttggtaccaacactccgatgagttaaatcgttctatcctgggaggatatattccagcacctcgggtacttgaggggaataatttccttaaggacacactatgtattcagtgggctctatttattcctatactatttttccagaatttatttcgttaaataagtattactaactttctgttttgtttatatatttccgaaagtttaatggtttaattgtttattacagcaatacagatttataacaatcttaaggaaattaattttattatattctgtattttgtttgtggagattaaaacctgggtggttttctactccttctgaattttactattctgatttgaagatataaaaacttcatcagagtattgaaattcagaaaacgatctaaagaacataaaaacttcatcgttttttgtgaaacagtatataaaaacttcgattttatttattatacatattGTTTGTTGTTAATAACAATATTGTTTATTGTTCTAGTTTTttcattaattgaactcttctgttgtttatAGTGAGAAATGGTAATTGATaacaaaaattcttctgcgactgtTGCGGCAATGACGATAGCCTCTTCAAGCCGGACTGCTGTTCCACCGGCAGAGAAACCGGAGAAATTTttcggagccaacttcaaaggatggcagcaaagggtgttcttctggcttaccacacttggtatgcaaaAATTtactagtgaagaacctccagtgcctactgcggacatgccggacaacgaaaaattcatgattgttgaggcgtggaagcaggcagattttctttgcaaaggctatatcttaagcgctttagaggataACTTGTACAATGTCTACAGTGCGATGAATAtttcgaaagaattatggaatgcacttgagaagaagtacaagactaaagatgcatgcttgaagaagttcgtggttgaAATGATAGATAacaaaactgttggaacccaagttcaggagcttcagCTTATTTTTgatgaccttattgctgaaggtatggtcgtgaatgaagaatttcaag
The sequence above is drawn from the Nicotiana tabacum cultivar K326 chromosome 13, ASM71507v2, whole genome shotgun sequence genome and encodes:
- the LOC107831311 gene encoding uncharacterized protein LOC107831311, which translates into the protein MSYTCNFPDIYSWIQNLPPISKWKTDSISICISPSCSSQPSLKLSITKNFQFCIIADYNLPISLWTSKPLKIKSNSTKLLDDEPIFNLLINFIQDVLKYGPNKNSSSFLKIPKMDFNSCFKEIFNFSFLTLAFIICIYEAPIDLRSICINTLKNQFSCPQSRHASKLLVKILGSNPEEEWMRSVNLAITNWIVEIQESLNHSIKTPCKLFSYSFSTVGLWKVQLYCPVIAMDIDTSTSSLSDDNLRFSLNFHQLEGVIQLNYRVIIREKWIEVMVNTDNIRFDVVRLVNESLMEERGAGISEKHFPSRISLQLTPTLQTNVLSISVTKSSDNPLREIGMEKSIEAGFDPPNPYMGLKVSASETVTMSMKPWKFEQSVNGNGANLNWFLHDSGNGKEVFSSKPSVFSLIQPKAWFKNRYSSAYRPFTKQGGVIFAKDEYGESVIWKVDKRAMGKSMEWELKGRVWLTYWPNKHISSYSETRRLEFQEVLHLNLG